A portion of the Choristoneura fumiferana chromosome 20, NRCan_CFum_1, whole genome shotgun sequence genome contains these proteins:
- the blp gene encoding mitochondrial import inner membrane translocase subunit Tim16, which produces MAKYIAQIIVLGAQVVGRAFARALKQEIAASQEAAKRAGGGEAGARRAAANASTGLTLEEAMQILNIEKLDMEKVKKNYEHLFSANDKSKGGSFYLQSKIVRAKERLDTEFKQKQPDPDQSRAKDTS; this is translated from the coding sequence ATGGCGAAATATATAGCGCAAATCATAGTACTCGGCGCTCAAGTTGTCGGAAGAGCTTTTGCAAGAGCATTGAAGCAGGAAATAGCAGCGTCTCAAGAAGCCGCAAAAAGAGCTGGAGGTGGCGAAGCAGGCGCCCGAAGAGCTGCAGCCAATGCCTCAACTGGACTCACCTTAGAAGAAGCTatgcaaattttaaatatagaaAAACTGGATATGGAAAAAGTGAAGAAAAACTATGAACATCTGTTTTCAGCTAATGACAAATCGAAAGGAGGTTCCTTCTACTTACAGTCCAAAATAGTAAGAGCAAAGGAGAGGCTAGACACtgaattcaaacaaaaacagcCAGACCCCGACCAAAGTCGAGCAAAAGACACCTCATGA
- the LOC141439079 gene encoding uncharacterized protein, whose protein sequence is MATVEQPMFILPKKRNGKKQSSIAGHVDHIITVQGVESDLPTKYKNGLSPVTEHVVNGIIHSTMEGLKSNMKINLPIITDVNDEEMNDVAIEPEPLKSQKNGYQALSMMNSREIIDLSPIYENSSDACSSHDDLRDATDNELQKSCKFLNEQNESSSATPISLSQTQSENSFEMGPLTDSLKNSAKRKKRVNIVQEIIETENTDTEITALRIESEGSTPDCSLTDHSRDSYLTMTGTIKRGKKKGQNVDVKLNISREELEIIEAAIVAEEYNKMDISKCSVYNGPHIFLFSLLCIPFVACVSALYSFYMGTMTWYNIFTHVTEDLNWMKKAMLAPVVILSYPFLILIFTVGLGLYAGIVQLTFSGANWWKDVCDFEKGFYGWLCNTLGISECSPYEVVILMDVKP, encoded by the exons ATGGCTACGGTGGAGCAGCCGATGTTTATACTGCCGAAAAAGCGAAATGGAAAGAAGCAGAGTTCGATTGCCGGCCATGTAGATCACATAATTACTGTTCAG GGTGTGGAGTCCGATCTCCCAACTAAATACAAAAATGGCCTCTCACCAGTCACAGAGCATGTTGTTAATGGCATTATTCACTCCACCATGGAAGGCCTTAAGTCTAATATGAAAATCAATCTACCCATCATCACCGATGTTAATGATGAAGAAATGAATGATGTAGCCATAGAGCCAGAACCACTGAAATCACAAAAAAATGGCTACCAAGCTCTCTCAATGATGAATAGCCGTGAAATCATTGATCTGTCCCCAATTTACGAGAACTCCTCAGATGCATGTTCAAGTCATGATGATCTTCGAGATGCCACTGATAATGAGTTACAGAAAAGCTGCAAGTTTCTGAATGAACAAAATGAAAGCTCTTCTGCAACTCCGATTAGTCTGTCACAAACTCAGTCAGAAAACAGCTTTGAGATGGGCCCTCTTACAGACAGTCTCAAAAACAGCGCTAAAAGGAAAAAGAGAGTTAATATTGTACAAGAAATCATTGAAACTGAAAATACTGATACAGAAATAACTGCTCTGAGAATTGAGTCAGAAGGATCTACTCCAGACTGTTCTCTGACAGATCATTCAAGAGATTCTTATTTGACTATGACTGGAACTATCAAAAGAGGAAAGAAGAAAGGTCAAAATGTTGATGTGAAACTCAACATTTCTAGAGAAGAACTCGAAATTATTGAAGCAGCTATAGTTGCGGAGGAATACAACAAGATGGACATATCTAAATGTTCAGTGTACAATGGTCCACACATCTTTCTCTTCAGCCTTCTATGTATACCATTTGTGGCTTGTGTATCAGCACTGTACTCATTTTACATGGGAACAATGACTTGGTACAATATATTTACGCATGTAACTGAGGATCTGAATTGGATGAAGAAGGCAATGTTGGCTCCTGTAGTGATATTGTCTTATCCGTTTTTGATACTGATTTTTACTGTAGGTCTGGGGCTATATGCCGGTATTGTGCAACTCACTTTCAGTGGAGCTAACTGGTGGAAGGATGTATGCGATTTTGAGAAAGGTTTTTATGGCTGGCTTTGTAATACTCTGGGTATATCGGAGTGTAGCCCTTACGAGGTAGTAATACTTATGGATGTTAAGCCATAA
- the LOC141438985 gene encoding 3-hydroxyacyl-CoA dehydrogenase type-2-like, which translates to MLKGMVSLVTGGASGLGKATVERFVKNGGKVIILDIQGTRAEQVAKQLGGDVIASPGCITSEEDVNRALQLAKERFGRLDTLVNCAGHVSTHQVYNFNKDKACELEGFRKCVNVNTVGTFNIIRLAVGLMGQNNPDPEGQRGVIVNTASTIAYEGDIGQAAIAASTAAIVGMTLPLARDLAPKGIRVVTIATGVFDTPLVGYLPEKMIEFLKRMTPFPSRLGKPEEFAHLVSSIVENPMLNGEVIRLDGAQRWFPL; encoded by the exons ATGCTAAAG GGTATGGTCAGTTTGGTTACCGGCGGAGCGTCAGGTTTAGGCAAAGCTACAGTAGAGAGATTTGTGAAAAATGGTGGAAAAGTAATAATACTAGATATTCAAGGCACGAGAGCAGAGCAAGTAGCTAAACAACTTGGCGGCGATGTTATTGCTTCACCTGGTTgt ATCACATCAGAAGAGGATGTGAACAGAGCCCTACAGCTAGCGAAGGAGAGGTTTGGTCGCCTAGACACACTAGTCAACTGTGCAGGGCATGTCAGTACACACCAAGTGTACAATTTCAATAAAGACAAGGCTTGCGAGTTGGAGGGCTTTAGAAAATGCGTAAAT GTCAATACAGTAGGAACATTCAACATAATTCGTCTAGCTGTCGGCTTGATGGGACAGAACAACCCAGATCCAGAAGGTCAACGAGGAGTTATAGTCAATACGGCATCAACTATAGCATATGAAGGAGATATCGGACAGGCGGCTATTGCTGCATCAACTGCAGCTATAGTTGGTATGACTCTGCCTCTGGCGAGGGATCTTGCGCCTAAAGGGATCAGAGTTGTTACTATTGCTACTG GGGTCTTCGACACTCCCCTAGTGGGCTACCTCCCAGAGAAGATGATAGAGTTTCTCAAACGCATGACGCCGTTCCCCTCCAGGCTTGGCAAGCCTGAAGAATTCGCCCACCTCGTCTCCAGTATCGTGGAGAACCCAATGTTAAATGGAGAAGTCATCAGGCTAGATGGGGCACAGAGGTGGTTCCCCTTGTAG